Sequence from the Candidatus Margulisiibacteriota bacterium genome:
AATACGCCGCCGCGGCCAACGCTTGTTTTCCCGAATAAATTAGGATATAATAAGGGCAGTTTAAGGACAGAAAGGAGTACATAATTATGCTACCGATAATGACCAAAGCAATTCCAATTACGGAACTAAAAAAGACTAACGAGATTTCCAAATACTGCCACGAGGTAAATGAGCCGGTGATCGTCACCAAAAACGGCTACAGCGATCTGATCATTATGAGCGCGGAAATTTATGAACGCGAGATGT
This genomic interval carries:
- a CDS encoding type II toxin-antitoxin system Phd/YefM family antitoxin, which translates into the protein MTKAIPITELKKTNEISKYCHEVNEPVIVTKNGYSDLIIMSAEIYEREMFKQDVYLKLAEAEAEYQSGAPLMPFDKTLKEIRAKINASK